One genomic window of Streptomyces sp. WP-1 includes the following:
- a CDS encoding RelA/SpoT domain-containing protein codes for MSELSKSAVNRAGDVLRAWHSRGADLGEFELDAHDSAFSLLSTWRTAHSYPLTKVTNGLRVMADCPASGARVAQRLKRAPQIVNKLVRQPGMKLARMEDIGGCRAVLPSPRAVEAVAQRMRARWPIHRDRDYVAHPKDSGYRAIHFVTERDGKRIEVQLRTVGQQAWADAVEQFATAYELPLKDEVGPDPVLEFFRCAGLGIYCDEYLLDYPTGFKARFDAAQAEVRHWIAQHAEEAKQ; via the coding sequence ATGTCTGAGTTGTCAAAGAGTGCTGTCAACCGAGCTGGCGATGTCCTCCGCGCCTGGCACAGCAGAGGGGCCGACCTGGGAGAATTTGAGCTAGATGCGCATGACAGCGCCTTCTCCCTGCTCAGCACGTGGCGAACGGCCCACTCCTATCCCCTGACCAAGGTCACGAACGGCTTGCGCGTCATGGCTGATTGCCCGGCCTCGGGAGCACGAGTGGCCCAACGCCTCAAGCGCGCTCCTCAGATCGTCAACAAGCTTGTTCGGCAACCAGGCATGAAGCTCGCCCGCATGGAAGACATCGGGGGATGTAGAGCAGTGCTCCCCAGCCCTAGAGCCGTAGAGGCTGTGGCTCAACGAATGCGGGCACGCTGGCCCATACACCGAGATCGCGATTACGTAGCGCACCCCAAGGATAGTGGCTACCGTGCGATTCATTTCGTCACGGAACGTGACGGGAAACGTATAGAGGTACAGCTACGAACAGTGGGGCAGCAGGCATGGGCCGATGCTGTGGAACAGTTCGCCACCGCCTACGAGCTGCCACTCAAGGATGAAGTTGGGCCTGATCCTGTGCTGGAGTTCTTCCGCTGCGCCGGTTTGGGTATCTACTGTGATGAGTATCTGCTGGACTATCCGACCGGGTTCAAGGCCCGCTTCGACGCGGCTCAGGCAGAAGTGCGACACTGGATAGCACAACACGCCGAGGAGGCAAAACAGTGA
- a CDS encoding alpha/beta hydrolase: MQTRSSPFRPRGGRPVARARFTAVALLTAALLASACSPGSSSIEPSSAASARTDAASAPVLAPLPRAIPAVLAPYYTQRLTWRDCGASGFRCATMKAPLDYDRPGAGEVRLAVTRKAATGKGKPLGSLLVNPGGPGGSAVGYLQQYAGLGYPAEVRARYDMVAMDPRGVARSEPVECLDDRQMDAYTQTDVTPDDRAEQNAAVAADQKFTQACGAHSARLLRHVSTVEVARDMDILRAALGDAKLNYVGASYGTFLGATYAGLFPSRVGRVVLDGALDPALDSRTVNLEQAQGFETAFQAFTKDCLRRTDCPLGARGTTPTRAADHLKAFFRKLDGHPVATGDRDGRKLGEALATTGVIAAMYDEGAWSRLRSALTSATKGDGAALLALSDSYYERDADGHYSNLMMANNAVNCIDLPPAFTGPAQLRQAQAAFEKASPVFGEGLAWSSLNCAYWPVRATGEPHRITAQGAAPIVVVGTTRDPATPYRWAQSLAGQLSSGHLLTYAGDGHTAFLRGSTCVDSAIDTYLLHGTPPAPGKRCS; the protein is encoded by the coding sequence ATGCAGACCAGGTCCTCACCCTTCCGGCCGCGCGGCGGGCGCCCCGTGGCCCGCGCCCGGTTCACGGCCGTCGCCCTGCTGACCGCGGCCCTCCTCGCGTCCGCGTGCTCCCCTGGCAGCAGCTCGATCGAGCCGTCCTCGGCGGCGTCGGCGCGGACCGACGCGGCGAGCGCCCCCGTCCTGGCCCCGCTGCCGCGCGCGATCCCGGCCGTGCTTGCGCCGTACTACACACAGCGTCTGACGTGGCGCGACTGCGGCGCATCCGGCTTCCGATGCGCCACGATGAAGGCGCCGCTGGACTACGACCGGCCGGGCGCGGGCGAGGTACGGCTCGCGGTGACCCGCAAGGCCGCCACCGGCAAGGGCAAGCCGCTCGGTTCGCTGCTGGTCAACCCGGGCGGCCCGGGCGGCTCGGCGGTGGGCTACCTCCAGCAGTACGCCGGTCTCGGCTACCCCGCCGAGGTCCGCGCCCGCTACGACATGGTGGCGATGGACCCGCGCGGCGTCGCCCGCAGCGAGCCCGTCGAGTGCCTCGACGACCGCCAGATGGACGCGTACACGCAGACCGACGTGACCCCCGACGACCGGGCGGAGCAGAACGCGGCGGTCGCGGCGGACCAGAAGTTCACGCAGGCCTGCGGGGCGCACTCGGCGCGGCTGCTGCGGCATGTCTCCACGGTCGAGGTGGCCCGGGACATGGACATCCTGCGCGCGGCGCTGGGCGACGCGAAGCTGAACTACGTCGGGGCGTCGTACGGCACCTTCCTCGGGGCGACCTACGCCGGCCTCTTCCCGAGCCGGGTGGGCCGCGTCGTCCTGGACGGCGCGCTGGACCCCGCGCTGGACTCGCGCACGGTCAACCTGGAGCAGGCGCAGGGCTTCGAGACGGCGTTCCAGGCGTTCACGAAGGACTGCCTGCGCCGCACCGACTGCCCGCTCGGGGCCAGGGGTACGACGCCGACGCGGGCCGCAGACCACCTCAAGGCCTTCTTCCGCAAGCTGGACGGCCACCCGGTGGCGACCGGCGACCGCGACGGCCGCAAGCTGGGCGAGGCACTGGCCACGACGGGCGTGATCGCGGCGATGTACGACGAGGGCGCCTGGAGCCGGCTGCGCTCTGCTCTGACCTCGGCGACGAAGGGCGACGGCGCGGCGCTGCTCGCCCTCTCCGACAGCTACTACGAGCGCGACGCCGACGGCCACTACAGCAACCTGATGATGGCCAACAACGCCGTGAACTGCATCGACCTGCCGCCCGCCTTCACCGGCCCCGCCCAGCTGCGGCAGGCGCAGGCCGCGTTCGAGAAGGCGTCACCGGTGTTCGGCGAGGGCCTGGCCTGGTCGTCGCTGAACTGCGCGTACTGGCCGGTGCGGGCCACGGGCGAGCCGCACCGCATCACGGCGCAGGGCGCGGCGCCGATCGTGGTCGTCGGCACCACCCGGGACCCGGCCACCCCCTACCGCTGGGCCCAGTCCCTGGCCGGCCAGCTCTCCTCCGGCCACCTCCTGACCTACGCCGGCGACGGCCACACCGCCTTCCTCCGCGGCAGCACCTGCGTCGACTCCGCCATCGACACCTACCTCCTCCACGGCACCCCACCCGCCCCGGGCAAACGCTGCTCCTAG
- a CDS encoding DNA polymerase III subunit delta' produces the protein MTVWDDLVGQEKVSEVLGAAARDADALVTAAAADEPLPETSRMTHAWLFTGPPGAGRNQAARAFAAALQCVSPDRALGGAPGCGFCDGCHTALLGTHADVSAVAAVGAEILVKDMRDTVRKSFTAPANGRWQIILVEDAERLNEKSANAVLKAVEEPAPRTVWLLCAPSIEDVLPTIRSRCRHLNLRTPSVDAVADMLVRRDGVDPRAAADAARATQGHVDRARRLATDPAARERRAAVLKLPLRLDEVGACLRAAQELVDAAAEDARQLAEEMDGKESEELKAALGAVQGGRLPRGTAGVMKDLEDMQKRRRTRTQRDSLDVALGDLTAFYRDVLALQLGSRVAIANADAQDALDRLARAGSPESTLRRIEAIAACREALDRNVAPLLAVEAMTMALRAG, from the coding sequence ATGACCGTGTGGGACGACCTCGTCGGGCAGGAGAAGGTGAGCGAGGTGCTGGGCGCGGCCGCCCGGGACGCCGACGCCCTGGTCACCGCCGCCGCGGCGGACGAGCCGCTGCCGGAGACGTCCCGGATGACGCACGCGTGGCTGTTCACCGGGCCGCCCGGCGCGGGCCGCAACCAGGCGGCGCGGGCCTTCGCCGCCGCCCTCCAGTGCGTCAGCCCCGACCGGGCCCTCGGCGGCGCCCCCGGCTGCGGGTTCTGCGACGGCTGCCACACCGCGCTGCTCGGCACCCACGCGGACGTCAGCGCGGTCGCCGCGGTCGGCGCCGAGATCCTGGTGAAGGACATGCGGGACACCGTCCGCAAGTCGTTCACCGCGCCGGCCAACGGCCGCTGGCAGATCATCCTGGTCGAGGACGCCGAGCGGCTGAACGAGAAGTCGGCGAACGCCGTGCTCAAGGCCGTCGAGGAGCCCGCCCCCCGCACGGTGTGGCTGCTGTGCGCCCCCTCCATCGAGGACGTCCTGCCGACCATCCGCTCCCGCTGCCGCCATCTGAACCTGCGCACCCCGTCCGTGGACGCGGTCGCCGACATGCTCGTACGACGCGACGGCGTGGACCCGCGGGCCGCAGCCGACGCGGCCCGCGCCACCCAGGGGCACGTGGACCGCGCCCGGCGCCTGGCCACCGACCCGGCGGCCCGCGAGCGCCGCGCCGCCGTCCTGAAGCTGCCGCTGCGCCTGGACGAGGTCGGCGCCTGCCTGCGGGCCGCCCAGGAACTGGTCGACGCGGCCGCGGAGGACGCCAGGCAGCTCGCCGAGGAGATGGACGGCAAGGAGTCCGAGGAACTGAAGGCGGCGCTCGGCGCGGTCCAGGGCGGCCGGCTGCCGCGCGGCACGGCGGGCGTGATGAAGGACCTGGAGGACATGCAGAAGCGCCGCAGGACCCGTACCCAGCGCGACAGCCTGGACGTGGCCCTCGGCGACCTCACCGCCTTCTACCGCGACGTCCTCGCCCTTCAGCTCGGCTCCCGCGTCGCGATCGCCAACGCCGACGCGCAGGACGCCCTGGACCGCCTGGCCCGCGCCGGCTCCCCGGAGTCCACCCTGCGCCGCATCGAGGCGATCGCCGCGTGCCGCGAGGCCCTGGACCGCAATGTGGCTCCGCTGCTGGCGGTGGAGGCGATGACGATGGCGTTGCGGGCGGGGTGA